The proteins below come from a single Oncorhynchus keta strain PuntledgeMale-10-30-2019 chromosome 1, Oket_V2, whole genome shotgun sequence genomic window:
- the LOC118375275 gene encoding CCN family member 1-like, giving the protein MFIFSIVVILIGTFNMVLSSSSCPSVCECPMELPRCAPGVSLVVDSCGCCKVCARQLNEDCSLTEPCDNTKGLECNFGASFGAMRGICRAKSEGRPCEYNSRIYQNGESFQPNCKHQCTCIDGSVGCVPLCPQELSLPNLGCANPRLVKVAGQCCEEWVCDDGKDTDIIDKLFGKDSMTEESESDLTNRNELIAIVKGGLKSLAAFRVQPESHMFESQKCIVQTTPWSQCSKTCGTGISTRVTNNNGECKLVKETRICEVRQCTQSTYSSLKKGKKCSRTKKSTQAQKFTYAGCSSLKKYRSKYCGSCVDGRCCSPQQTRTIRVKFHCEDGETFNKNVMMIESCKCTFNCPHANEAPYPFYRLFNDIHKFRD; this is encoded by the exons ATGTTCATTTTCTCCATCGTCGTGATATTAATTGGAACCTTCAATATG gttctttcctcctcttcttgccCCTCGGTATGCGAGTGCCCGATGGAGCTGCCCAGGTGCGCGCCTGGTGTGAGCCTCGTAGTGGATAGCTGCGGGTGCTGCAAAGTCTGCGCGAGACAACTCAACGAGGACTGCAGTCTGACAGAGCCTTGCGACAACACCAAAGGACTCGAGTGCAACTTTGGGGCCAGCTTCGGTGCTATGCGTGGCATCTGCCGTG cTAAGTCAGAGGGAAGACCCTGTGAATACAACAGCAGGATTTACCAAAACGGAGAGAGCTTCCAGCCTAACTGCAAGCACCAGTGCACATGCATCGATGGGTCTGTGGGCTGCGTCCCCCTGTGCCCTCAGGAGCTCTCCCTGCCCAACCTGGGCTGTGCCAACCCAAGGCTGGTCAAGGTGGCAGGCCAGTGCTGCGAGGAGTGGGTATGTGATGACGGAAAGGACACTGACATAATTGACAAGCTGTTTGGCAAAGACAGCATGACTGAAGAGTCAGAGAGTGACCTCACCAACAGGAACGAGCTCATCGCCATTGTCAAGGGAGGACTCAAGTCTCTAGCTG CTTTCAGAGTGCAGCCTGAGAGCCACATGTTTGAGAGTCAGAAGTGCATTGTCCAGACCACTCCTTGGTCCCAGTGCTCCAAGACCTGTGGCACAGGCATCTCCACCCGAGTCACCAACAACAACGGCGAGTGCAAGCTGGTTAAAGAGACACGCATCTGCGAAGTGCGGCAATGCACCCAGTCAACCTACTCCAGCCTTAAG AAAGGAAAGAAGTGCAGCAGAACCAAGAAGTCTACCCAGGCTCAGAAGTTCACCTATGCCGGCTGCTCCAGCCTGAAGAAGTACAGGTCCAAGTACTGTGGATCCTGTGTGGACGGCCGCTGCTGTTCCCCCCAGCAGACCCGCACCATCCGGGTCAAGTTCCACTGCGAGGACGGAGAGACCTTCAACAAGAATGTCATGATGATTGAGTCCTGCAAATGCACCTTCAACTGTCCCCATGCCAACGAAGCCCCCTACCCCTTCTACAGACTCTTCAACGACATCCACAAGTTCAGAGACTAA